The Marinobacter subterrani genome has a segment encoding these proteins:
- a CDS encoding thioesterase domain-containing protein, which yields MSQLSLFQKRIHDEIPLSRALGIQLHSWDGHSLLLSAPLEPNRNHQGTGFGGSIYCAAVTAAWGLTELALWDMGLRGSVVVQNGTIDYLEPVTMDFYVICRLPGDEVPERFRKSLARHGRGRLDLTAEVFCGEPRSMPNVEPVAVFQGRFVVQDVGSRMNP from the coding sequence ATGAGCCAGTTGTCTCTTTTCCAGAAACGTATCCACGACGAGATTCCTCTTTCACGGGCGCTGGGAATTCAGTTGCATTCCTGGGATGGCCATTCGCTGCTGCTCAGCGCACCGCTGGAACCAAACCGTAACCACCAGGGTACCGGATTCGGCGGCAGCATCTACTGTGCGGCAGTTACCGCGGCCTGGGGGCTGACAGAGTTGGCGCTCTGGGATATGGGGCTGAGGGGGAGCGTGGTCGTTCAGAACGGCACCATCGATTACCTCGAGCCGGTGACTATGGACTTTTATGTCATATGCCGGTTGCCCGGTGATGAAGTGCCGGAACGCTTCCGGAAAAGCCTTGCCCGCCACGGCAGGGGTCGGCTGGATCTCACCGCTGAGGTGTTCTGCGGCGAACCCAGGTCCATGCCGAATGTTGAGCCGGTGGCGGTGTTCCAGGGGCGGTTTGTAGTGCAGGATGTCGGGTCGCGGATGAATCCCTGA
- a CDS encoding PilZ domain-containing protein, with protein MAENDRREHMRTAMSAKVKVVHESLGEFIFSTRDISDGGVFIVVDVEPFAPQIGDRVTVQVQGLPVPAPVLDMVVVRKTNDGYGLQFDQNGD; from the coding sequence ATGGCTGAGAACGATCGAAGAGAGCACATGCGCACCGCCATGAGTGCGAAGGTGAAAGTGGTCCATGAGTCGCTTGGCGAATTCATATTTTCAACCCGCGACATTTCGGACGGCGGGGTGTTTATTGTCGTCGACGTGGAGCCCTTTGCCCCGCAGATCGGCGACAGGGTGACGGTACAGGTGCAGGGGCTGCCGGTGCCGGCTCCGGTGCTGGACATGGTCGTCGTGCGTAAAACCAATGACGGTTATGGCCTTCAGTTTGATCAAAATGGTGACTGA
- a CDS encoding AMP-binding protein codes for MDTTNKLPLDMLYHWEKTKTNSRYMTQPIGDGKVVEYTWGRAVDEARRVASYLKSLNLPENSRIGLISKNCAQWIMTDWAIWLAGHISVPLYPTLNADTVNYILNHAECEVLFVGKLDDWDMMKPGVPESVRCISYPLSPPNDFETWDDIVAKYPPLEENVKRDAGELATIVYTSGSTGKPKGVMLSFGNMAFAAEGGMEVLGVGDNERMLSYLPLAHVFERTFVELASLYAGFQLYFAESLDTFVQDLQRAQPTLFLSVPRLWVKFQHGVLKKLPKKKLDRLLKIPVVNKLIKKKILKGLGLDRVKLAGSGSAPLASDVLEWYRNLGLELLEGYGMSENFAYSHMNKPGRSRIGYVGESLPGVETRISEEGEVQIKSPATMMGYYKDEEKTREAFTEDGFLKTGDKGEIDEMGRLKLTGRIKEIFKTSKGKYIAPAPIENRLMSHDAIEMVCVSGANQTQPHALVMLAEESRPKMADEAFRKEIEESFKQLIADVNKTVDPHEQLAFITVVSDEWSIENSFLTPTLKLKRNVVEDAYQAKVDNWYAQRRPVIWQ; via the coding sequence ATGGACACAACCAACAAACTCCCCCTGGATATGCTCTACCACTGGGAGAAAACAAAGACGAACTCCCGTTACATGACCCAGCCCATCGGAGATGGCAAGGTTGTAGAGTACACCTGGGGTCGGGCAGTGGATGAAGCGCGGCGCGTGGCGTCTTACCTGAAATCGCTGAACCTCCCGGAGAACAGCCGTATTGGGCTGATTTCCAAGAACTGCGCCCAGTGGATCATGACAGACTGGGCCATCTGGCTGGCTGGCCATATTTCCGTACCGCTGTATCCCACCCTGAACGCCGATACGGTGAACTACATCCTGAACCACGCCGAGTGCGAGGTTCTGTTTGTGGGCAAGCTGGACGACTGGGACATGATGAAGCCGGGTGTGCCGGAATCCGTACGCTGTATTTCCTACCCGCTGAGCCCCCCCAACGATTTTGAAACCTGGGACGATATTGTTGCCAAGTACCCGCCGCTGGAAGAGAACGTCAAGCGTGACGCCGGTGAGCTGGCGACGATTGTGTACACTTCCGGTAGTACCGGTAAGCCCAAGGGCGTAATGCTCAGCTTTGGCAACATGGCCTTTGCGGCGGAAGGCGGTATGGAGGTGCTGGGTGTCGGGGATAACGAGCGCATGCTTTCCTATTTGCCCCTGGCCCATGTTTTCGAGCGGACCTTCGTTGAGCTGGCATCTCTGTATGCCGGCTTCCAACTCTATTTTGCGGAGTCACTGGATACCTTTGTACAGGATCTGCAGCGTGCCCAGCCGACTCTTTTCCTATCTGTGCCGCGGCTGTGGGTGAAGTTCCAGCATGGTGTGCTGAAGAAGCTGCCCAAGAAGAAGCTGGATCGGCTGCTGAAGATCCCGGTGGTCAACAAGTTGATCAAGAAAAAGATCCTCAAAGGCCTGGGCCTGGACAGGGTCAAACTGGCGGGAAGCGGGTCTGCACCGCTGGCCAGTGATGTTCTTGAATGGTATCGAAATCTTGGTCTTGAGCTGCTTGAAGGCTATGGCATGTCCGAGAACTTTGCCTATTCCCACATGAACAAGCCTGGTCGCTCCCGTATCGGTTACGTCGGTGAATCCCTGCCCGGTGTGGAAACCAGGATCAGCGAGGAGGGCGAGGTCCAGATCAAGAGCCCGGCCACCATGATGGGTTACTACAAGGATGAGGAAAAAACCCGGGAAGCCTTTACCGAAGATGGTTTCCTGAAGACCGGTGATAAGGGCGAGATTGACGAGATGGGCCGCCTCAAGCTGACCGGCCGGATCAAGGAAATCTTCAAGACCAGCAAGGGCAAGTACATTGCGCCGGCGCCCATCGAGAACCGGCTGATGTCGCACGACGCCATCGAGATGGTGTGTGTGTCCGGGGCCAACCAGACCCAGCCCCATGCGCTGGTGATGCTGGCCGAGGAATCCCGGCCGAAGATGGCGGATGAGGCATTCCGCAAGGAGATTGAGGAAAGTTTCAAGCAGCTGATCGCCGATGTGAACAAGACAGTGGATCCGCACGAGCAACTGGCGTTCATCACGGTCGTCAGTGATGAGTGGTCGATTGAAAACAGCTTCCTGACACCGACCTTGAAGCTCAAGCGGAACGTGGTGGAGGATGCCTATCAGGCCAAAGTGGATAACTGGTACGCCCAGCGTCGGCCGGTAATCTGGCAGTAA
- a CDS encoding Fe(3+) ABC transporter substrate-binding protein, giving the protein MRMKLAATVAIALASLPLVASADGEVNIYSYRQAYLLEPLLKAFEEKTGIDTNVVFAKQGLAERLAREGRNSPADVVMTVDISRLNELVERDLVQGVDSKVLEDNIPENLRHPDGKWFALTTRGRLIFVSKERVKEGEITTYEQLADDKWDNRICTRSGKHPYNIALISSMIAHHGVAETEKWLAGVKDNLARRPQGGDRDQIKAIAEGVCDVSIGNSYYYGNMLQDENQREFAEKVRLVFPNAEGRGTHINISGISLTKSAPNRENAIKLMEFLSSPEAQRIYAEANTEYPANPEVKVTGLVAEWGEIHPDDLSLQKIAENREAAVKMVDRVNYDGE; this is encoded by the coding sequence ATGCGAATGAAACTGGCTGCAACCGTCGCAATCGCCCTCGCTTCCCTGCCTCTGGTGGCTTCGGCTGACGGGGAGGTAAACATCTATTCCTACCGCCAGGCATACCTGCTTGAGCCTTTGTTGAAAGCGTTTGAGGAAAAAACCGGCATTGATACCAACGTGGTATTTGCCAAACAGGGTCTGGCCGAGCGCCTGGCCCGGGAAGGCCGCAACAGCCCTGCTGATGTCGTCATGACCGTGGACATCTCGCGCCTGAACGAGCTGGTGGAGCGGGATCTGGTTCAGGGCGTCGACAGCAAGGTACTGGAAGACAATATCCCGGAAAACCTTCGTCATCCGGACGGCAAGTGGTTTGCGCTGACTACCCGTGGCCGTCTGATCTTTGTATCCAAAGAGCGGGTGAAGGAGGGCGAGATCACTACCTACGAGCAACTTGCAGACGACAAGTGGGACAACCGCATCTGCACCCGCAGCGGCAAGCACCCGTACAATATCGCCCTGATTTCTTCGATGATCGCGCACCACGGTGTAGCGGAAACCGAGAAATGGCTGGCTGGGGTCAAAGACAATCTGGCCCGCCGGCCGCAGGGCGGCGATCGTGACCAGATCAAGGCCATTGCCGAGGGCGTCTGTGATGTATCAATCGGCAACAGCTATTACTACGGCAACATGCTGCAGGATGAGAACCAGCGGGAATTCGCCGAGAAGGTTCGCCTGGTATTCCCGAACGCAGAAGGCCGCGGCACCCACATAAACATCAGCGGCATCTCGCTGACCAAGAGCGCGCCCAATCGCGAAAATGCGATCAAGCTGATGGAATTCCTGTCATCGCCGGAAGCGCAACGCATCTACGCCGAAGCCAACACCGAATACCCGGCAAATCCGGAAGTGAAGGTCACCGGCCTGGTAGCCGAGTGGGGAGAAATCCACCCAGACGACCTGTCTCTGCAGAAAATTGCCGAAAACCGTGAGGCGGCAGTCAAGATGGTTGACCGCGTCAATTACGACGGCGAGTAA
- a CDS encoding ABC transporter permease — protein sequence MSEVAPSGNPGLSQPLLAKRTSQKWLISALLTTAIVALPVLSVIFLAFFPDENIWPHLIETTLPRYLITTIQLMAGVGAITLVIGLASAWAVTMCEFPGRKFFEWAMLLPFAVPAYVIAYVYTSLLDYAGPVQRAMRDWFGWENATDYWFPQIRSLEGATLMLGLVLYPYVYLLARAAFLDQSPSLFAVSRSLGHSALSTFFKVVLPIARPAVAVGLSLVLMETLNDFGTVDFFAIQTLTAGLFDTWMNLGNLGGAAQIATVMLVFVVILVTLERYSRRRQQQYAARDNREPIHRFTMSLPRQLVCLAVCLLPVLFGFVIPGATLGYYAWDYFDESWNPEFVRNTFNSLFLSGTAALTTLLIGVTLAYSRRLHNTRGMQVLMRLSSLGYAMPGAVLAVGVIVPLAAFDNSLDSLMREVFGISTGLILSGSAFALVFAYTVRFLAVSAGSVESALQKITPSMDMASRSLGHSPGKTLVKVHLPMLRGTLLTAALVVFVDCMKELPATLILRPFNFDTLATYVYQFASDERLYHSALPALIIVLAGIIPIILMSRSISRTRSIA from the coding sequence ATGAGCGAGGTCGCACCTAGTGGTAACCCCGGGCTATCCCAGCCCCTGCTGGCTAAGCGCACCTCACAGAAATGGCTTATCAGTGCCTTGCTGACCACCGCCATTGTTGCTCTGCCGGTTCTCTCGGTTATCTTTCTGGCATTTTTTCCCGACGAGAATATCTGGCCGCACCTCATCGAAACCACCCTGCCCCGCTACCTGATTACCACCATTCAACTGATGGCGGGCGTGGGCGCAATCACCCTGGTCATCGGCCTGGCCTCAGCCTGGGCCGTTACCATGTGCGAGTTTCCCGGGCGAAAATTCTTCGAATGGGCCATGCTGCTGCCCTTCGCGGTACCGGCCTATGTCATCGCCTATGTTTATACCAGCCTGCTGGACTACGCCGGCCCGGTGCAGCGAGCCATGAGGGACTGGTTTGGCTGGGAAAACGCAACGGACTACTGGTTCCCGCAAATCCGCAGCCTGGAAGGCGCCACACTGATGCTTGGTCTGGTGCTCTACCCCTACGTGTACCTGCTTGCCAGGGCGGCGTTTCTGGACCAGTCACCCTCTTTGTTTGCGGTCAGCCGAAGCCTTGGTCATTCCGCGCTGAGCACGTTTTTCAAGGTGGTGCTGCCCATTGCGCGCCCGGCGGTGGCCGTGGGGCTGTCACTGGTGCTGATGGAGACCCTCAACGATTTCGGCACCGTGGATTTCTTTGCGATACAGACGCTCACCGCCGGCCTGTTTGACACCTGGATGAATCTCGGCAATCTTGGCGGCGCCGCGCAGATTGCAACGGTCATGCTCGTGTTCGTGGTGATTCTGGTAACCCTGGAGCGCTATTCCCGCAGGCGCCAACAACAGTATGCCGCCCGTGACAACCGGGAACCCATCCACCGGTTCACCATGTCACTGCCGCGCCAACTGGTCTGCCTGGCCGTGTGCCTGCTGCCGGTGCTGTTCGGGTTTGTGATTCCCGGGGCCACCCTCGGCTACTACGCCTGGGACTATTTTGACGAAAGCTGGAACCCGGAATTTGTTCGCAACACCTTTAACAGCCTGTTCCTTTCGGGTACAGCGGCTCTAACAACCCTGCTGATCGGCGTTACCCTCGCCTACAGTCGTCGCCTTCACAATACCCGGGGCATGCAGGTGCTAATGCGGCTTTCCAGTCTTGGTTATGCCATGCCAGGTGCTGTGTTGGCCGTCGGTGTGATTGTGCCCCTTGCGGCCTTCGACAACTCGCTGGACAGCCTGATGCGGGAGGTGTTCGGAATCAGCACGGGGCTGATACTGAGCGGATCAGCGTTTGCCCTGGTGTTCGCCTATACCGTGCGTTTCCTGGCTGTTTCAGCCGGCAGCGTGGAAAGTGCCCTGCAAAAAATCACACCGAGCATGGACATGGCCTCCCGCTCCCTGGGCCACAGCCCCGGCAAAACCCTGGTAAAGGTGCACCTGCCCATGCTGAGAGGAACATTGCTGACGGCAGCATTGGTGGTGTTCGTGGATTGCATGAAGGAACTACCGGCCACGCTTATACTCCGGCCGTTCAACTTTGATACCCTGGCCACCTACGTGTACCAGTTTGCCTCTGACGAACGCCTTTACCACAGCGCCCTGCCCGCCCTGATTATCGTTCTCGCAGGCATCATACCGATTATCCTGATGAGCCGGTCTATCTCCAGAACCCGCTCCATTGCCTGA